The following are from one region of the Anguilla rostrata isolate EN2019 chromosome 7, ASM1855537v3, whole genome shotgun sequence genome:
- the paip2b gene encoding polyadenylate-binding protein-interacting protein 2B isoform X1 — translation MPEPADMSGPEVAKTPGGSSAPGKDGKEPVANGHGESEPNPFAEYMWMENEEEYNRQVEEELLEQEFLERCFQEMLDEEDQDWFIPARDLPSGVGQIQQQLNGLSVNDCNTDDIVRKSSLNPEAKEFVPGVKY, via the exons ATGCCAG aGCCGGCGGATATGAGTGGTCCAGAGGTTGCGAAGACGCCGGGGGGCAGCAGCGCCCCAGGGAAGGATGGGAAGGAGCCGGTGGCCAATGGGCACGGGGAGAGCGAGCCCAATCCATTCGCAGAGTATATGTGGATGGAGAACGAGGAGGAGTACAACCGACAG gtggaggaggagctgttGGAGCAGGAGTTCCTGGAACGCTGTTTCCAGGAGATGCTAGACGAGGAGGATCAGGATTGGTTCATTCCAGCAAGGGACCTCCCCTCGGGGGTGGGGCAGATACAGCAGCAGCTCAACGGGCTGTCCGTCAACGACTGCAACACCGATGACATCGTG CGCAAAAGCAGCTTAAACCCAGAGGCAAAGGAGTTTGTCCCGGGCGTGAAATATTAG
- the paip2b gene encoding polyadenylate-binding protein-interacting protein 2B isoform X2, with protein MSGPEVAKTPGGSSAPGKDGKEPVANGHGESEPNPFAEYMWMENEEEYNRQVEEELLEQEFLERCFQEMLDEEDQDWFIPARDLPSGVGQIQQQLNGLSVNDCNTDDIVRKSSLNPEAKEFVPGVKY; from the exons ATGAGTGGTCCAGAGGTTGCGAAGACGCCGGGGGGCAGCAGCGCCCCAGGGAAGGATGGGAAGGAGCCGGTGGCCAATGGGCACGGGGAGAGCGAGCCCAATCCATTCGCAGAGTATATGTGGATGGAGAACGAGGAGGAGTACAACCGACAG gtggaggaggagctgttGGAGCAGGAGTTCCTGGAACGCTGTTTCCAGGAGATGCTAGACGAGGAGGATCAGGATTGGTTCATTCCAGCAAGGGACCTCCCCTCGGGGGTGGGGCAGATACAGCAGCAGCTCAACGGGCTGTCCGTCAACGACTGCAACACCGATGACATCGTG CGCAAAAGCAGCTTAAACCCAGAGGCAAAGGAGTTTGTCCCGGGCGTGAAATATTAG